One Bacteroidota bacterium DNA window includes the following coding sequences:
- a CDS encoding STAS/SEC14 domain-containing protein produces MSFATFDERAFPLVHVTIEDAPSPRAIDAFLEHVEDLLEGPERLVVIVEIAGPRLWKLGLSERHRELIEDMKDEAEDSIAAIAYVAGAEYVARALDFAMQQAALPFPVRVFQHADEARRWAAAFVA; encoded by the coding sequence ATGTCGTTTGCCACCTTCGACGAGCGTGCGTTCCCGCTCGTCCACGTCACCATCGAAGACGCCCCCTCGCCGCGCGCCATCGATGCGTTCCTGGAACACGTCGAAGACCTGTTGGAAGGCCCCGAGCGTCTGGTTGTGATCGTGGAAATCGCCGGGCCTCGGCTCTGGAAGCTCGGCCTGTCTGAACGCCACCGGGAACTCATCGAGGACATGAAGGACGAGGCCGAGGATTCCATCGCCGCGATTGCCTACGTGGCCGGTGCTGAGTACGTCGCCCGTGCCCTCGACTTTGCGATGCAGCAGGCTGCGCTGCCGTTTCCCGTCCGCGTCTTTCAGCATGCCGACGAGGCCCGTCGGTGGGCTGCTGCCTTCGTCGCATAG
- a CDS encoding T9SS type A sorting domain-containing protein, whose product MRFLSTAFCTTLLLCLGASGLHAQTDDFRPLVLTGADTPSLLGAAVTAPVCYSWSGASWTQCPLQIDERDYIDRGSAYRRDLRPEFYDVDSVYHYTAPQDYPNSRMEPTVPFDSDLSFDANDELVLMARFFGQQANLAAQPPPFSPEDIEELAFEGRYVYLFVSSVALDQSAGYDLVDYDFNLLAGDFPDDYDFTGDHFDQYHAEPNNHNTGDYLAANPEYSPVETEYYRLSFEDRWIQRELQFADAGGTYGPDILDRVKVSSRPDYNGSRVGCGRTIWTGSAERGTLGIQKDGPLRAIRYAQGYNSGGFNHILYRLYEKYMVYEMAHTMHQTPGASMWYDLAPSATGMTYYSNLHPSGVTVDGVPDYATSPEKDIFTEAYLEWDYLIGSQGSMVGVWEAETNITTLQPNSYYEDDTNPDIQNCSGDRMAYGNFGNTYFEPKPASDDVTMRSTDPREPEAYFLDGSLRYMRLIRRAVPEVPGLSLGEASAIRDQLQAPVEVAVNTLIVPGNDATPPQIEGSVDRPTQTYAGTATDIGAGLSSIALAGDASNLALNVASFAPGAASTTFTLTPINPTQGASGTVVVTDERGNASDVFVQIGVPQDDVLPPRVASTTDRIFLTGEAADDRLDDTGLASITLVGASNLAFDADPFTVGTTEPVAFRIRLIDVTQPGSGTLRVDDVQGLRTNEAISMDAPPTDATAPVVAAERESTVLEGTITETQPNDLGIATIEVVGTTNMTVEVDPFDEGAQTVAFTATSVEATEAGTGTIRVTDLAGNVTEYAIDIPPSIFDLYLRAEAPVFTTEDSGTVTAWLSNIGTERFTLARVQTKKETDVEVDPNRITVGELAPGDSAEVVFTFANAAATGSVQLKAIDQFIGGNEIDNANNLVDVFFVPSASGIVLVGDVQGDAFTGTARASDNGLASLVLSPDATNLTLSTDPFTPGTTASVAYSVERIDPALDGSGTLIATDQSGSEELLAVELLAPGADTQAPVLAGNATGGTFEGTASDDQQNDSGLASVALDAGATNLTLTVDPFDAGAATTTFTVTLTDPSQPGSGRVEAIDMVGNTSGLDVELDTAPLPDYDIVATATYAFEGAADGTITVTVRNIGANAMPAVRVIVKSSQDVTLAQSTQVIGEIAAGASRDAVFDFSNAGPNAEVFFQAQDTQIRRGESDLDNNEVTIAPVNEGGDVAPPVIGGSVTLNGSVPRFDGTASETGANDTGVASIALANGATNVALTVDPFIAGATNVGFAVTLVDDSQSGSGTVEATDVEGNVAVYEVALVLAGNDTSAPTITGTFRRRAYEGTATDDQPNDTGIASVTLSNDAVNMVLDVDPFTPGDPVVTFKLSAADPAQPTSGTVVATDVAGNEGSTFLTRGRAASSLASDEDAEAGQRHAEDLAAAGAVADAVEGGKPSTETDAVAADATEPASHESDDREAASEAPSGVKPQTDAATPEDASSSGKPSLELATDAVANDAALTAPADASEAVSSSLAAEAPLSSLSTSAEAAPSDGTLSVRAYPNPVTAAATLRFHVPSESAARIAVYDLSGRRVALVHDGTLSAGWHDLIVDARRWPSGVYLWRVETATQAETGRFTVIR is encoded by the coding sequence ATGCGTTTTCTCTCGACTGCGTTTTGTACCACGCTACTTCTCTGCCTCGGCGCCTCCGGGCTCCACGCGCAGACCGATGACTTTCGGCCGCTCGTCCTTACCGGCGCAGACACCCCATCTCTGCTCGGCGCCGCAGTGACGGCCCCCGTCTGCTACTCGTGGAGTGGTGCCTCGTGGACCCAGTGCCCGCTCCAGATCGATGAGCGCGACTATATCGACCGGGGCTCGGCCTACCGGCGCGACCTCCGGCCTGAGTTCTACGACGTCGACTCGGTGTACCACTACACCGCGCCGCAGGACTACCCCAACTCGCGCATGGAGCCGACGGTGCCGTTCGACTCGGACCTATCGTTCGATGCCAATGACGAGTTGGTGCTGATGGCGCGCTTCTTCGGCCAGCAGGCCAACCTCGCCGCGCAGCCCCCGCCCTTCTCGCCGGAGGACATCGAGGAACTGGCCTTCGAGGGACGCTACGTCTACCTGTTTGTCTCCTCGGTCGCGCTTGACCAAAGCGCGGGCTACGACCTCGTCGACTACGACTTCAACCTCCTCGCGGGCGACTTCCCCGACGACTACGACTTCACCGGCGATCACTTCGACCAGTACCACGCCGAGCCCAACAACCACAACACCGGCGACTACCTCGCGGCCAACCCGGAGTATAGCCCGGTCGAGACGGAATACTACCGGCTGAGCTTCGAGGACCGATGGATCCAACGTGAGCTGCAGTTCGCCGACGCGGGGGGCACCTACGGCCCCGACATCCTCGACCGTGTGAAGGTATCATCCCGGCCTGACTACAATGGCTCGCGCGTGGGCTGCGGGCGCACCATCTGGACGGGCAGCGCCGAGCGCGGCACCCTGGGGATTCAGAAGGACGGGCCGCTGCGTGCCATCCGTTATGCTCAGGGCTACAACTCCGGCGGCTTCAACCACATCCTCTACCGGCTGTACGAGAAGTACATGGTCTACGAGATGGCCCACACGATGCACCAAACGCCGGGTGCGTCCATGTGGTATGACCTCGCCCCGTCGGCGACGGGCATGACCTACTACAGCAACCTCCACCCGAGCGGCGTCACCGTCGATGGCGTCCCTGACTACGCCACGAGTCCGGAGAAGGACATCTTCACCGAGGCCTACCTGGAGTGGGACTACCTCATCGGCAGCCAGGGCTCGATGGTGGGCGTGTGGGAAGCCGAGACAAACATCACTACGCTCCAGCCGAACTCGTACTACGAGGACGACACGAACCCGGACATCCAGAACTGTTCGGGCGACCGGATGGCCTACGGCAACTTCGGCAACACCTACTTCGAGCCCAAGCCCGCGTCTGATGACGTAACCATGCGCTCGACGGACCCGCGTGAGCCCGAAGCCTACTTCCTCGACGGCTCGTTGCGCTACATGCGCCTCATCCGCCGCGCCGTGCCGGAGGTGCCCGGGCTCTCGCTCGGCGAAGCCTCGGCGATCCGCGACCAGCTACAGGCCCCCGTTGAGGTTGCCGTCAACACGCTCATTGTGCCCGGCAACGACGCGACGCCGCCTCAGATCGAGGGCAGCGTCGACCGTCCCACGCAGACCTACGCTGGCACGGCCACTGACATCGGCGCAGGGCTTTCCAGCATCGCCCTCGCAGGCGACGCGAGCAACCTTGCGCTCAACGTTGCCTCGTTTGCCCCGGGCGCTGCGTCGACCACCTTCACGCTCACGCCGATCAACCCGACCCAGGGCGCAAGCGGCACGGTTGTGGTCACCGACGAGCGTGGCAACGCCTCCGACGTCTTCGTCCAGATCGGCGTGCCGCAGGACGATGTGCTGCCCCCGCGGGTCGCGAGCACCACGGATCGCATCTTCCTGACGGGCGAGGCCGCGGACGACCGTCTCGACGACACGGGCCTGGCGTCCATCACGCTCGTGGGCGCTAGCAACTTGGCGTTCGACGCCGACCCCTTCACGGTCGGCACCACCGAGCCCGTCGCCTTCCGCATTCGCCTCATCGACGTGACGCAACCGGGCTCTGGCACGCTGCGCGTGGACGACGTGCAAGGACTCCGCACCAACGAGGCGATTTCCATGGATGCTCCGCCGACGGATGCCACGGCTCCGGTGGTCGCTGCCGAGCGCGAGAGCACCGTCCTCGAAGGCACGATCACGGAGACCCAGCCCAACGACCTGGGCATCGCCACTATCGAAGTGGTGGGCACGACGAATATGACCGTCGAGGTCGATCCGTTCGACGAGGGTGCCCAGACTGTGGCCTTCACCGCCACGAGTGTCGAGGCCACCGAGGCAGGTACCGGGACGATACGAGTCACCGACCTCGCTGGCAACGTCACCGAGTACGCCATCGACATCCCGCCGTCGATCTTCGACCTGTATCTGCGAGCGGAGGCCCCGGTCTTCACGACCGAGGACAGTGGCACTGTGACGGCGTGGCTCTCCAACATCGGAACGGAGCGCTTCACACTTGCGCGCGTCCAGACGAAGAAGGAAACCGACGTCGAGGTGGACCCCAACCGGATCACCGTAGGTGAGCTAGCGCCCGGCGACTCGGCCGAGGTCGTGTTCACCTTCGCGAACGCCGCGGCCACGGGCTCGGTGCAGTTGAAAGCCATCGACCAGTTCATCGGCGGCAACGAGATCGACAACGCCAACAACCTCGTCGATGTCTTCTTCGTGCCGTCCGCTTCGGGCATCGTCCTGGTGGGCGATGTGCAGGGCGACGCATTCACGGGCACCGCGCGCGCCTCAGACAACGGGTTGGCCAGCCTCGTACTGAGCCCGGATGCAACCAACCTCACGCTTTCAACCGATCCATTCACGCCCGGCACGACGGCTTCTGTAGCCTACTCCGTCGAACGCATCGATCCCGCGCTCGACGGAAGCGGGACGCTGATCGCAACGGACCAATCGGGCAGTGAAGAGCTGCTGGCCGTTGAGCTGCTCGCCCCTGGCGCGGACACGCAGGCCCCTGTGCTCGCGGGCAATGCGACGGGCGGCACGTTTGAGGGCACCGCATCAGACGACCAGCAGAACGATTCGGGGCTGGCCTCGGTGGCCCTCGACGCGGGTGCAACAAACCTCACCCTCACGGTCGACCCGTTCGACGCGGGCGCTGCGACGACAACGTTCACGGTGACGCTCACCGATCCATCGCAGCCGGGCTCGGGACGAGTCGAAGCCATCGACATGGTAGGCAACACGAGCGGCCTCGACGTGGAGTTAGACACCGCTCCGCTCCCCGACTATGACATCGTGGCCACGGCTACCTACGCCTTCGAAGGTGCAGCCGACGGGACGATCACGGTCACGGTGCGCAACATCGGGGCGAACGCGATGCCAGCAGTGCGTGTCATCGTCAAGTCGTCGCAGGACGTGACGCTCGCGCAGTCGACGCAGGTGATCGGTGAGATCGCGGCAGGCGCTTCGCGCGACGCCGTGTTTGACTTCAGCAATGCGGGCCCCAACGCCGAAGTCTTCTTCCAGGCGCAGGACACGCAGATCCGTCGCGGAGAGAGCGACCTGGACAACAACGAGGTCACCATCGCGCCTGTGAATGAGGGCGGTGACGTTGCCCCTCCCGTCATCGGCGGGAGCGTGACCCTCAACGGGTCCGTCCCCCGATTCGACGGCACGGCGTCCGAGACGGGCGCCAACGACACGGGCGTTGCGAGCATCGCGCTGGCCAACGGTGCGACCAACGTGGCCCTCACTGTCGATCCGTTTATCGCCGGGGCGACCAACGTCGGCTTCGCCGTCACCTTAGTCGATGACAGCCAGTCGGGCTCCGGCACCGTGGAGGCGACCGACGTGGAAGGCAACGTGGCGGTCTACGAAGTGGCGCTGGTGCTCGCTGGCAACGACACGAGCGCGCCCACGATCACGGGCACGTTCCGCCGCCGCGCCTACGAGGGCACCGCGACGGACGACCAGCCCAACGACACCGGCATCGCGTCGGTGACGCTCTCCAACGATGCCGTCAATATGGTCCTCGACGTGGACCCCTTCACGCCCGGCGACCCGGTTGTGACGTTCAAGCTTTCGGCCGCAGACCCTGCGCAGCCGACGAGCGGAACGGTGGTCGCCACGGACGTTGCCGGCAACGAGGGCAGCACGTTCCTTACGCGAGGTCGCGCCGCCTCGTCCCTCGCCAGCGACGAAGACGCTGAAGCGGGCCAACGCCACGCCGAGGACCTCGCTGCGGCTGGCGCGGTAGCGGATGCCGTAGAGGGTGGCAAGCCCAGCACCGAGACTGATGCAGTCGCCGCGGATGCGACAGAGCCAGCTAGCCACGAGTCTGACGACCGGGAGGCGGCCTCAGAAGCTCCGTCTGGCGTAAAGCCCCAGACGGACGCCGCGACGCCTGAAGACGCTTCCTCTTCTGGGAAGCCAAGCTTGGAGCTGGCGACGGACGCCGTAGCCAACGACGCCGCGCTCACTGCCCCTGCCGACGCGAGCGAGGCGGTGTCGAGTTCGTTGGCCGCTGAAGCGCCGCTCTCCTCGTTGAGCACCTCTGCCGAGGCTGCGCCCTCAGACGGGACCCTCTCCGTCCGTGCGTACCCCAACCCAGTCACCGCCGCCGCTACGTTGCGCTTCCACGTGCCGTCCGAGAGTGCCGCGCGCATCGCGGTGTACGACCTGAGCGGGCGACGCGTCGCGCTCGTGCACGACGGGACGCTGTCCGCTGGCTGGCACGACCTCATCGTAGATGCCCGACGGTGGCCGAGCGGCGTCTACCTCTGGCGCGTCGAAACGGCGACCCAGGCCGAGACCGGCCGGTTTACGGTGATTCGCTAG
- a CDS encoding tubulin-like doman-containing protein, protein MHEVPTLLIGLGGVGSSIVDRVYGMIPPERRSRIAVHAFDTNVNDIKQLRHLKGRVTQTSTNWTVGQYLYHAEEHVRDWFQDEDRELRRKLLTDGAGQVRQVSRLAYRAAMENGKLTALQSQIGEVFRATGEDSISAVRVMICCTLAGGTGAGIFLQTALYLRELLDRRFGKKNVLVRGAFILPDTLVLSNTLDATEWENVRANTYASMKELDAIIKNEGVTIELEYRPGQTDLMGRPSLALTDEHLPYRFSFLYDYENTAGENLGGFGNYIDQVIKTLYVQLFTPIAADAFSVEDNRILSLIESEGRARYGGAGVATLTYPYDDLVQYCALRWSTDNLSDAWLKLDDDFEQELRQYERDLQAGVARTRPKIGERYPQLLSSYASDENPQPFFRQAFAQTRLQDKQGRPTTPLAQSFLQSIDDEIEKRISEDAEVAQLAAQAELIDEELSERALAADHVQDVEEALWALGERVKKAIDENKVFLTNQILLRDYDEPSGAGGQAYRLNTWMLRSPEALHPVSVRMVLYETTLLLEDRLRTLGPENEQRKAGLDRYRESYDDPETEDVIESPEDRVRTALDQGMLRRLLDNRFKDFVEEYRDKATRQKRSLQRYYKDRLTELVLRETLRALQAMLSEWERYFKNLRETRNALLRERNQRAAEHERVADPTKRFVLATEAAKEALWEDIRLQFVGTMLPEEIAREIFLGQYRRFVAARLGERTEAQGAATTEAQFRQDVVAWCRAQLGKVDRLDLNVMEALRREAQSMKDAGEATHEDAYMGDQLKRLDNLARPFVPEAPGTARIKFWGLHPESLETLHEDQREEWLGEGRVEDPAFSRREVVRYQSLYGLTAQDFPKFSAGDRDEGRAAGAYFRAYQERIRKLTGQADVRSVTPHLDKRWHLPAYLPDLNEAFHAQDMQRIDAALLRGLAHGLFKVVREDGREVWEFSGTAGPQLVRIHGEPVLGQLHELHGALLFNPAIVDQALEKADDARARDRQQYPMTQPQTIARHAFYAGAKAVPGLEGTPSLLDAVLAYPQADPADERLPEQSADLLRDLLDEIEGYFLYAYGPTKANTAGQSAANLLDKLREESSAYQNADERSAVRSRWDSVINAKLEALRG, encoded by the coding sequence ATGCACGAAGTCCCCACGCTCCTCATCGGCCTCGGCGGCGTCGGGTCGAGCATCGTCGACCGCGTCTACGGCATGATCCCGCCCGAGCGCCGGTCGCGCATCGCCGTCCACGCGTTCGACACCAACGTCAACGACATTAAGCAGCTGCGCCACCTCAAAGGGCGCGTGACGCAGACGAGCACGAATTGGACGGTCGGGCAGTACCTCTACCACGCCGAGGAGCACGTCCGCGACTGGTTCCAGGACGAGGACCGCGAGCTCCGGCGCAAGCTCCTCACCGACGGCGCCGGGCAGGTGCGCCAGGTGTCACGCCTCGCCTACCGCGCCGCGATGGAGAACGGGAAGCTGACGGCGCTCCAGAGCCAGATCGGCGAGGTCTTCCGCGCCACCGGCGAAGACTCCATCTCGGCCGTCCGCGTGATGATTTGCTGCACGCTCGCGGGCGGCACCGGGGCAGGCATCTTTCTCCAGACGGCGCTCTACCTCCGCGAACTCCTCGACCGCCGCTTCGGCAAGAAGAACGTCCTCGTGCGGGGCGCCTTCATCCTCCCCGACACGCTTGTGCTCTCCAACACGCTCGACGCAACGGAGTGGGAGAACGTCCGCGCGAACACCTATGCGTCGATGAAGGAACTCGACGCCATCATCAAGAACGAGGGCGTCACCATCGAGCTTGAGTACCGCCCTGGGCAGACGGACCTGATGGGCCGCCCGAGCCTCGCGCTCACGGACGAGCACCTCCCCTACCGCTTCAGCTTCCTCTACGACTACGAGAACACGGCGGGCGAAAACCTCGGCGGCTTCGGCAACTACATCGATCAGGTCATCAAGACGCTCTACGTCCAGCTCTTCACGCCCATCGCGGCGGATGCCTTCTCGGTCGAGGACAACCGCATCCTGAGCTTGATCGAGTCGGAAGGACGGGCGCGCTACGGCGGCGCGGGCGTAGCGACGCTGACGTACCCGTACGACGACCTCGTGCAGTACTGCGCCCTGCGCTGGAGCACGGACAACCTCTCCGACGCCTGGCTCAAGCTCGACGACGACTTCGAGCAGGAGTTGCGGCAGTATGAGCGCGACCTGCAAGCCGGCGTGGCGCGCACGCGGCCGAAGATCGGAGAACGCTACCCGCAACTGCTGTCCTCGTACGCCTCCGACGAGAACCCGCAGCCCTTCTTCCGGCAGGCCTTCGCGCAGACGCGCCTCCAAGACAAGCAGGGCCGCCCGACGACGCCCCTCGCGCAGTCGTTTCTCCAGTCCATCGACGACGAGATCGAGAAGCGGATCAGCGAGGACGCCGAGGTCGCGCAACTCGCGGCGCAGGCCGAACTCATCGACGAGGAGCTGAGCGAGCGGGCGCTGGCCGCCGACCACGTGCAGGACGTCGAGGAGGCGCTGTGGGCGCTCGGCGAGCGCGTCAAGAAGGCCATCGACGAGAACAAGGTCTTCCTCACGAACCAGATCCTGCTGCGCGACTACGACGAGCCCAGCGGCGCGGGCGGGCAGGCGTACCGCCTCAACACGTGGATGCTGCGCTCTCCCGAGGCGCTGCACCCGGTGTCGGTCCGCATGGTACTCTACGAGACGACGCTGCTCCTCGAAGACCGCCTCCGCACGCTCGGCCCCGAGAACGAGCAGCGCAAGGCGGGCCTCGACCGCTATCGCGAGTCCTACGACGACCCCGAAACCGAAGACGTGATCGAGTCGCCCGAGGACCGCGTGCGCACGGCGCTCGACCAGGGCATGCTGCGGCGACTCCTGGACAACCGCTTCAAGGATTTCGTGGAGGAGTACCGCGACAAGGCCACGCGGCAGAAGCGATCACTCCAGCGCTACTACAAAGACCGGCTCACGGAGCTCGTCCTTCGCGAGACGCTGCGCGCGCTCCAGGCGATGCTCAGCGAGTGGGAGCGCTACTTCAAGAACCTCCGCGAGACGCGCAACGCACTCCTGCGCGAGCGCAACCAGCGCGCCGCCGAGCACGAGCGCGTTGCCGACCCGACGAAGCGGTTTGTGCTGGCTACGGAGGCGGCCAAGGAGGCGCTGTGGGAGGACATCCGGCTACAATTCGTCGGCACCATGCTGCCGGAGGAAATCGCGCGCGAGATCTTCCTGGGGCAGTACCGCCGCTTCGTCGCAGCCCGGCTGGGTGAGCGCACCGAGGCACAGGGGGCGGCGACGACGGAGGCGCAGTTCCGGCAGGACGTCGTCGCGTGGTGCCGCGCGCAGCTCGGCAAGGTGGACCGCCTCGACCTCAACGTGATGGAGGCGCTGCGTCGGGAGGCGCAATCCATGAAGGACGCAGGCGAGGCGACTCACGAAGACGCCTACATGGGCGACCAACTCAAACGGCTTGACAACCTCGCCAGGCCTTTCGTGCCCGAAGCGCCGGGCACGGCGCGCATCAAGTTCTGGGGCCTCCACCCCGAGTCGCTCGAAACTCTCCACGAGGACCAGCGCGAAGAGTGGCTCGGCGAGGGCCGCGTGGAGGACCCCGCGTTCTCCCGCCGCGAGGTGGTGCGCTATCAATCGCTCTACGGCCTCACGGCGCAGGACTTCCCAAAATTCTCCGCCGGGGACCGCGACGAAGGCCGCGCCGCCGGGGCCTACTTCCGCGCCTACCAGGAACGCATCCGCAAGCTCACCGGGCAGGCCGACGTGCGCTCCGTGACGCCGCACCTCGACAAGCGCTGGCACCTCCCGGCCTACCTCCCTGATCTCAACGAGGCGTTCCACGCGCAGGACATGCAGCGCATCGACGCGGCGCTCTTGCGGGGGCTCGCGCACGGGCTCTTCAAGGTCGTCCGCGAGGACGGGCGCGAGGTGTGGGAGTTCTCCGGCACGGCCGGGCCGCAGCTCGTCCGCATCCACGGTGAGCCCGTATTGGGGCAACTCCACGAATTGCATGGCGCGCTGCTCTTCAACCCGGCCATCGTGGATCAAGCCTTGGAAAAGGCGGACGATGCCCGTGCTCGCGACCGCCAGCAGTACCCGATGACGCAGCCGCAGACCATCGCCCGGCACGCGTTCTATGCAGGCGCGAAGGCCGTGCCTGGTCTCGAAGGCACGCCAAGCCTGCTCGACGCCGTGCTAGCCTATCCGCAGGCCGACCCCGCCGACGAGCGCCTCCCCGAGCAGAGCGCCGACCTCCTCCGCGACTTGCTCGACGAGATCGAAGGCTACTTCCTCTACGCCTACGGGCCTACGAAGGCCAACACGGCAGGCCAGAGCGCCGCCAACCTCCTCGACAAGCTGCGCGAAGAGTCGTCGGCCTACCAGAACGCCGATGAGCGCTCGGCCGTGCGCTCGCGTTGGGACAGCGTCATCAATGCGAAGCTGGAAGCGCTGCGGGGATAA
- a CDS encoding gamma carbonic anhydrase family protein, with protein sequence MTTPFLGLAPTFDATNFIADTAIVLGDVTLGPHASIWYGASLRGDVHWIEIGAESNVQDNATIHVSRGTHPCQILERVTIGHNAVVHGATVKPDCLIGMGAIVLDGAVIGAGSLVGAGTVVTPNTVVPPRSLVLGQPGRVVRTLSDEEIDRNRANAAHYVRMSAMYRGEVQPSANPFYEDRRR encoded by the coding sequence ATGACGACCCCGTTCCTGGGCCTGGCCCCGACCTTTGACGCCACCAACTTTATCGCAGACACGGCCATCGTGCTCGGCGATGTCACGCTCGGGCCGCACGCGAGCATCTGGTACGGCGCCTCCCTGCGCGGCGACGTGCACTGGATCGAGATCGGTGCGGAGAGCAACGTCCAGGACAACGCGACCATCCACGTATCGCGCGGGACACATCCGTGCCAGATCCTGGAGCGTGTGACGATCGGGCACAATGCCGTCGTTCATGGCGCGACAGTCAAGCCGGACTGCCTCATTGGCATGGGCGCCATCGTGCTGGACGGCGCCGTGATCGGAGCAGGCTCGCTCGTAGGTGCAGGAACTGTTGTGACGCCCAATACCGTCGTTCCGCCGCGCTCGCTCGTCCTCGGTCAGCCCGGACGCGTGGTGCGGACACTGAGCGATGAGGAAATCGACCGCAACCGTGCTAACGCCGCGCACTACGTCCGCATGAGCGCGATGTACCGCGGCGAGGTTCAGCCCTCTGCAAACCCGTTCTACGAAGATCGACGGCGATGA